In Sutterella faecalis, a genomic segment contains:
- a CDS encoding DUF748 domain-containing protein, translating to MAKVLKFTACAAAVAVALYAGAGYIGVPYATRAVLEKVVSKELGRAVTLSDVSFNPWTLVYELKGLSIPEAGSDPLLKLDLLRVDASIQTLFKLAPVIEEITIDGLRVNAVMNEKNRKDVERLMGKTETSDKSGSAASEKKSEASGGLPQFAVYNIAVTNSSVRYRDDAQKINQALTDLTLKLPFVSTMESASESLVTPELTFKLNGSQIEATGSTKPFGTTLEARLNFRVSALDVAELARIVPALNSDNLRVADAKLSSDLTFVFRNPTGGNPAKMLLSGTTSLANVSVTQKGAPIVTLPKAELNLNEVDLVDQRAVVENLTLTGLRLDVKNSKAGINLLAAAESASGGASEAGTKAKKEAAPAESSTSPWTWKVVAASLRDAHISWTDSTLSPAAKITVANLDASVKNLSSDAQKPGNFSVSAELLGGRIESSGTAQISPLAVSAAAKGTRLSLNAAAPYITKALGADVRAGVAFDVKADLKGSDVAASGTATLNDFTLKEGKTTLASFKTATLKLNSVDTSKRSADVALVSLASPVINAVMTKSGINFAKLAGAESGSKTQTEAKSGSKTEASSPAWAWKVAQASITNGTINYRDESISPVGTASIPKLNLTVKNLSSAKGSLGTVDFSTGLGGGSLNAAGKFGISPVAADIEVKGAKIGLKPFSSLMTGYAGIGAKSGTFDASGRMTLAAQKEKTIAGWKGDLSLSTLDLTNSKGTGLMSWKKASLTGLEVETTEPIHLVVAKAEIDQPAQKQVAAVKEIAGIASLISSLTGKDKTAQKIEKYSEKIPDKVTLENVRYENGKFSAEGVSAASVGGILLNKLSEAMSEKLGGGTSAAGTTK from the coding sequence ATGGCGAAAGTCCTCAAATTCACCGCATGCGCCGCGGCGGTTGCCGTAGCGCTATACGCCGGCGCAGGCTATATCGGCGTTCCCTATGCCACGCGCGCCGTTCTTGAAAAAGTGGTTTCCAAGGAGCTCGGCCGCGCTGTAACGCTTTCCGACGTTTCCTTCAATCCCTGGACGCTCGTTTATGAGCTGAAGGGACTCTCAATCCCGGAAGCAGGCAGCGACCCGCTCCTCAAGCTCGACCTCCTGCGCGTCGACGCCTCGATTCAAACGCTTTTCAAGCTCGCTCCCGTCATTGAGGAGATCACGATTGACGGCCTTCGCGTCAATGCCGTCATGAATGAAAAGAACCGCAAGGATGTCGAACGGCTGATGGGCAAAACCGAGACATCAGACAAATCCGGAAGTGCGGCTTCTGAAAAGAAGAGCGAAGCCTCCGGAGGGCTGCCTCAGTTTGCGGTCTACAACATTGCCGTTACAAACAGTTCGGTTCGCTACCGCGACGACGCGCAGAAAATCAATCAGGCGCTCACCGACCTTACGCTGAAGCTCCCCTTCGTCTCCACGATGGAAAGCGCATCGGAAAGTCTCGTAACGCCGGAACTCACTTTTAAGCTGAACGGCTCCCAGATTGAGGCGACAGGGTCAACGAAGCCCTTCGGCACAACGCTCGAAGCCCGCCTCAACTTCAGAGTGTCGGCCCTCGACGTGGCCGAACTCGCGCGCATCGTTCCGGCGCTCAATTCCGACAATCTGCGCGTCGCAGATGCGAAGCTTTCTTCCGACCTCACCTTCGTCTTCCGCAATCCGACGGGCGGGAATCCGGCAAAGATGCTGCTTTCGGGAACGACCTCTCTCGCAAACGTTTCCGTTACCCAGAAAGGCGCTCCGATCGTCACGCTCCCCAAAGCCGAGCTCAACCTCAACGAGGTTGATCTCGTCGACCAGCGCGCCGTCGTTGAGAACCTGACGCTTACGGGGCTCAGGCTCGACGTGAAGAATTCCAAGGCCGGCATCAACCTGCTTGCGGCCGCTGAAAGCGCTTCCGGAGGGGCATCGGAAGCCGGGACCAAGGCCAAGAAAGAGGCCGCGCCTGCTGAGTCTTCCACCTCGCCCTGGACCTGGAAGGTGGTTGCCGCCTCGCTTCGCGATGCCCATATTTCCTGGACTGACTCCACGCTTTCGCCGGCCGCAAAAATTACCGTTGCGAATCTCGATGCGTCCGTGAAGAACCTCTCCTCGGACGCGCAGAAACCTGGCAATTTCTCGGTTTCGGCTGAACTTCTGGGCGGCAGAATCGAAAGCTCCGGCACCGCTCAGATTTCGCCCCTTGCCGTCTCCGCCGCAGCCAAGGGCACGAGGCTTTCACTCAATGCCGCCGCGCCCTACATCACGAAAGCGCTCGGTGCAGACGTGAGAGCAGGTGTTGCCTTTGACGTCAAAGCGGATCTGAAGGGTTCGGATGTTGCGGCATCAGGCACGGCCACTCTGAACGACTTCACGCTGAAGGAAGGAAAGACAACGCTCGCTTCCTTCAAGACGGCAACTCTGAAGCTCAATTCCGTCGACACCTCGAAGCGCTCTGCCGATGTAGCGCTCGTCTCGCTCGCGAGCCCCGTCATCAATGCCGTCATGACGAAATCGGGCATCAACTTCGCAAAGCTTGCCGGCGCCGAATCGGGGTCAAAGACCCAGACGGAAGCCAAGTCCGGCAGCAAAACTGAAGCCAGCTCGCCCGCCTGGGCATGGAAGGTCGCTCAGGCCTCCATCACCAACGGTACGATCAACTATCGCGACGAAAGCATCAGCCCCGTCGGCACGGCATCCATTCCGAAGCTCAACCTGACGGTCAAGAATCTTTCTTCTGCAAAGGGGAGTCTCGGCACGGTTGATTTCTCAACCGGCCTGGGCGGCGGCAGTCTCAACGCTGCGGGCAAATTCGGCATCTCTCCGGTTGCGGCTGATATCGAAGTCAAGGGCGCCAAGATCGGTCTGAAGCCTTTCTCGTCCCTCATGACGGGCTACGCCGGGATCGGCGCCAAGTCCGGCACTTTCGATGCGTCCGGACGCATGACGCTTGCCGCTCAGAAAGAGAAGACCATCGCCGGCTGGAAGGGAGATCTTTCCCTCTCGACGCTCGACCTTACGAACAGCAAGGGCACCGGCCTCATGAGCTGGAAGAAGGCGTCTTTGACAGGGCTCGAGGTTGAAACAACAGAACCCATTCACCTCGTCGTCGCCAAAGCTGAAATCGATCAGCCTGCACAAAAGCAGGTTGCGGCCGTAAAGGAAATCGCCGGCATTGCCTCTCTGATTTCCTCCCTCACCGGCAAGGACAAAACGGCTCAGAAGATCGAGAAATACAGCGAGAAGATTCCCGACAAGGTAACGCTTGAAAACGTCCGCTACGAGAACGGCAAGTTCTCCGCAGAAGGCGTGAGCGCAGCCTCCGTTGGCGGCATTCTTCTCAACAAGCTCTCCGAAGCCATGAGTGAAAAACTCGGCGGCGGCACCTCCGCTGCCGGCACGACCAAGTAG
- a CDS encoding DUF927 domain-containing protein, translated as MSLFTEQPKGMLFGLGKNSGDALPETYVAEGFLRFASLIAGLPRLEEKDGLYVSAAFTKRPGECGRRNNANAQPLPVLFLDVDDATPEQAEALPEKLKGLNVDAFTYPSFTDGAPKYETAEKAKKPGQTFKDIRDESGRLFRHVLHDAEGRPVEKAPACARFRVVLSLSRPPSQEERVLLMQWAASKLGVHFDGATKDAARLYYTPRINCKEADIKSYSGEPLDVDAALEEAHLLGLNAVNPAGPFGAPPPNYTPSPLAPGSVAAEAPFAPAAESTALEEWDDGPGIARESLFDIAPVTRPEDDPVLMRLARLGMVIGPSRANKGAFDIRCPFEHEHTTEGGARDTLYYSRESAENIDRDGRQFRLGRFHCMHSCMERHSQTEYFEALNLSYSDICRAWKGESPALFWGSEGRRYLTDSNGTVAVRIPGKSFKGTETPPTIHNVCFGLKVLGLMSDDKGGAQKLRLQFRDKDGRHHFADIALGDLMTRDPATVLAPLCTEGLQIAGRRAVPLLIDYLASFPSGLLPRFTGVDSLGWYHAPDGQNVFILSEETVYPCAPTSWRGPAIVYSGTKQKAAKLASRGTLAQWKERAACYCQYSSRMTLAVCVAFAAPCLALMSVEGGAFNIYGPSSRGKSLSLKLAASVFGRGAMDGEGNTAGYIDTWQGSLIGHEQSCIGHNDLPLILDEAAMCPEKERGDKAYMFSNGKEKKRGGISANGEIDSRKSHSWRTLGLSSAEMTAEQWIKAGRWGNRAYAGQLTRFTDVYACPVNDDLGVFEKLPEGLSGGEAAHAIESAAVECYGTAGREWLRYLTEHREEAKEALAASMKAFRDRFKADLQKGQFARVLDRFALCAAAGELATSIGLTGWEAFEPGKSIAAEQVYACARHALKPFRVGRERLDDVRALINMCTKESERFVNAPWHMGADTPTPCYGAQWAANSDGSKYAGADGEEWQDLSSDASAGAQGEDSEESGAPERVFFFYKGVFQEKYGGEVMAKSLALWLQGEGALVRIGGDTRRNDGTSRCGRAYGLHDAKTPGYCVLLNRLRGLEEQLTDD; from the coding sequence ATGTCCCTTTTTACTGAACAGCCTAAGGGCATGCTTTTTGGCTTAGGCAAGAACAGCGGGGATGCTTTACCCGAAACGTATGTTGCCGAGGGTTTTTTGCGTTTCGCAAGCCTCATTGCCGGACTGCCCCGCCTAGAAGAGAAAGACGGCCTCTATGTCTCCGCGGCCTTCACAAAACGGCCGGGAGAATGCGGGCGCCGCAATAACGCGAACGCCCAGCCCCTGCCGGTGCTTTTTCTCGATGTTGATGACGCGACGCCCGAGCAAGCCGAGGCATTGCCCGAGAAGCTGAAAGGTTTGAATGTTGATGCATTCACCTATCCCAGCTTTACCGACGGGGCGCCTAAATACGAAACGGCGGAGAAGGCGAAAAAGCCCGGGCAGACATTCAAGGATATTCGCGACGAGAGCGGCCGGCTATTTCGTCACGTCCTTCACGATGCTGAAGGCAGGCCCGTTGAGAAGGCTCCGGCATGCGCGCGCTTCCGGGTAGTGCTTAGCCTCTCCCGGCCGCCTTCTCAAGAAGAGCGCGTTTTGCTCATGCAGTGGGCGGCCTCTAAGCTGGGCGTTCATTTCGATGGCGCCACTAAGGACGCCGCCCGGCTTTATTACACTCCGCGCATCAACTGCAAGGAGGCCGACATTAAAAGCTATTCGGGCGAGCCGCTGGATGTTGATGCCGCTTTAGAGGAGGCGCACCTACTCGGTTTAAACGCTGTAAATCCTGCTGGGCCTTTCGGCGCGCCTCCGCCTAACTATACTCCGTCGCCGCTCGCGCCCGGCAGTGTCGCCGCTGAGGCGCCTTTCGCGCCGGCGGCTGAGAGTACCGCTCTCGAAGAATGGGACGACGGCCCCGGCATTGCCAGAGAATCGCTATTCGATATCGCTCCCGTAACGCGGCCTGAAGATGATCCCGTGCTCATGCGCCTTGCCCGGCTGGGGATGGTCATTGGTCCTTCTCGCGCGAATAAAGGCGCCTTCGATATTAGGTGCCCTTTCGAGCATGAGCACACTACCGAGGGCGGTGCCCGCGATACGCTCTATTACTCGAGAGAAAGCGCCGAGAATATTGACCGTGACGGCAGGCAATTCCGTTTAGGCCGCTTTCACTGTATGCATTCATGCATGGAGAGGCACTCTCAGACAGAGTATTTCGAAGCGCTTAACCTCAGCTACTCGGATATCTGCCGCGCATGGAAAGGCGAAAGCCCGGCGTTGTTTTGGGGCAGTGAGGGGCGCCGGTATCTCACCGACAGTAATGGAACAGTTGCCGTGAGAATCCCGGGTAAATCATTCAAGGGCACTGAAACGCCGCCGACGATTCATAACGTGTGCTTCGGCCTGAAGGTCCTCGGCTTGATGAGCGACGATAAGGGCGGCGCTCAAAAGCTTCGCCTGCAATTCCGGGATAAGGATGGCCGGCATCATTTCGCAGATATTGCTCTCGGTGATTTGATGACGCGTGATCCTGCTACGGTGCTTGCTCCCCTCTGTACCGAAGGCCTCCAGATCGCCGGGCGCCGGGCAGTGCCGTTGCTTATCGATTATCTCGCCTCATTTCCTTCAGGGCTCCTGCCTCGCTTTACCGGGGTGGATTCTCTTGGGTGGTATCACGCGCCCGACGGGCAAAACGTTTTCATCCTCAGTGAAGAGACGGTTTACCCCTGCGCGCCTACCTCATGGCGCGGCCCGGCCATTGTGTATTCAGGCACAAAGCAGAAGGCGGCAAAGCTCGCCAGCCGAGGCACGTTAGCCCAATGGAAAGAGCGCGCCGCCTGCTATTGCCAATATTCCTCGCGGATGACGCTGGCGGTATGCGTTGCCTTCGCGGCGCCCTGCCTCGCCCTTATGAGTGTTGAGGGCGGCGCTTTCAATATCTACGGCCCCAGCTCGCGCGGCAAGTCGCTCTCGCTGAAGCTCGCCGCTTCGGTATTCGGCCGCGGCGCTATGGATGGCGAAGGTAATACCGCCGGATATATCGATACGTGGCAAGGCTCTTTAATCGGGCATGAGCAGTCGTGCATTGGTCATAATGATCTGCCGTTGATTTTGGATGAGGCCGCCATGTGCCCCGAGAAAGAGCGCGGCGATAAGGCCTATATGTTCTCTAACGGCAAGGAAAAAAAGCGAGGGGGCATATCTGCCAACGGTGAAATTGATTCTCGTAAATCGCACTCTTGGCGCACTCTCGGCCTATCCTCCGCTGAAATGACTGCCGAGCAATGGATTAAGGCAGGGCGCTGGGGAAACAGGGCCTATGCCGGCCAACTCACGCGTTTCACCGACGTATACGCCTGCCCCGTCAATGATGATTTAGGCGTTTTCGAAAAGCTCCCTGAAGGCTTGAGCGGCGGAGAAGCGGCGCACGCGATTGAGAGCGCGGCCGTTGAGTGCTATGGCACCGCCGGGCGGGAGTGGCTTCGATACCTCACGGAACACCGGGAGGAGGCGAAGGAGGCTTTAGCCGCGTCAATGAAAGCCTTTCGCGATCGCTTCAAGGCCGATTTGCAGAAGGGGCAGTTTGCCCGCGTTCTTGACCGCTTCGCGCTTTGTGCCGCGGCTGGGGAGCTTGCAACCTCAATCGGCCTAACCGGCTGGGAAGCGTTCGAGCCGGGGAAGAGTATCGCCGCCGAGCAGGTTTACGCCTGCGCGCGCCATGCTCTAAAGCCTTTCCGCGTTGGGCGCGAACGGTTAGACGATGTGCGCGCCCTAATCAATATGTGTACGAAAGAATCCGAGCGTTTTGTAAATGCTCCGTGGCATATGGGCGCTGATACGCCAACGCCTTGCTATGGCGCCCAATGGGCCGCCAACAGCGACGGATCAAAGTACGCTGGCGCCGACGGTGAAGAGTGGCAGGACCTCTCCAGCGACGCGAGCGCCGGTGCGCAGGGTGAAGACAGTGAGGAGAGCGGAGCGCCCGAGCGTGTGTTCTTCTTCTATAAGGGAGTGTTTCAGGAGAAATACGGCGGTGAGGTTATGGCGAAGAGCCTTGCGCTATGGCTTCAAGGCGAAGGGGCTTTAGTCCGCATCGGCGGCGATACCCGCCGCAATGATGGCACCTCGCGTTGCGGAAGAGCCTACGGCCTGCACGACGCGAAGACACCCGGTTATTGCGTGCTCCTGAATCGCCTTCGCGGATTAGAAGAACAGCTAACCGACGATTAA
- a CDS encoding helix-turn-helix transcriptional regulator, which yields MKKTEKKTAPSWAPSLDAERLEALKKEYPGLIRLPRVKELTGLGKTTIYSMLNAGRFPGRLKLTPTVSAWRSADVMAWIEEQGAAA from the coding sequence ATGAAGAAGACAGAGAAGAAAACCGCCCCTAGCTGGGCGCCCAGCCTTGATGCTGAAAGGCTCGAAGCACTGAAGAAAGAATATCCGGGGCTTATCCGCCTGCCTCGCGTGAAAGAACTCACCGGCCTCGGCAAAACGACGATTTATAGCATGCTCAATGCCGGCCGCTTCCCCGGGCGCCTGAAGCTCACGCCGACGGTATCGGCATGGCGCTCCGCCGACGTGATGGCGTGGATTGAAGAGCAGGGGGCCGCGGCATGA
- a CDS encoding phage tail tape measure protein, protein MNTHLRFFASFYPASAFFTMAEKARGLDDESEYENAKSLLREFCAQLEECLERTRKALLLPADEREHYGFVLPRVPGYDHGAGGKPGDSQTEALLWLAPDELAASAPPIPVSFVGGGKKREDVEKAFDAMRSAPAEEKERLEAGYQRTLNKALKESAKTQRELQAAFNVLAFSWGRLHGLRFLCYQLRQAGSTEGISLPVEYIRELGQAVREAMKAADAAGVGFTQAASLARERKNRGIKKLMNVTPEEAASAYRQARESLQGLPASNLDALEKAIAMLRAQGKRCPQRTEFLKLLADSKYSM, encoded by the coding sequence TTGAATACGCACCTTCGCTTTTTTGCGTCGTTCTATCCGGCTTCGGCATTCTTCACGATGGCGGAGAAAGCACGCGGCCTCGATGACGAGAGCGAATACGAAAACGCGAAATCACTCCTGCGCGAGTTTTGTGCTCAGCTGGAGGAGTGTTTAGAGCGCACACGCAAAGCGCTCTTGCTCCCCGCCGATGAGCGCGAGCACTATGGTTTTGTATTGCCGCGTGTGCCCGGCTATGACCACGGCGCCGGCGGCAAGCCCGGGGATTCACAAACCGAGGCCCTTCTATGGCTTGCGCCTGATGAGCTCGCCGCTTCGGCGCCTCCTATTCCCGTGAGCTTTGTGGGCGGCGGAAAGAAACGCGAGGATGTAGAGAAGGCCTTCGATGCAATGCGGAGCGCCCCAGCCGAGGAGAAGGAAAGGCTTGAGGCCGGCTATCAGCGCACCTTGAATAAGGCGCTCAAAGAATCGGCGAAAACTCAACGCGAACTGCAGGCGGCCTTTAATGTGCTTGCCTTCTCATGGGGTAGGCTCCACGGCCTTCGCTTTCTCTGCTATCAACTGAGGCAGGCCGGGAGCACAGAGGGCATTAGCCTGCCGGTCGAATATATCCGGGAGCTCGGGCAGGCCGTTCGAGAAGCCATGAAGGCCGCCGACGCGGCAGGCGTTGGATTCACGCAAGCGGCCTCGCTCGCCCGGGAGCGGAAGAACCGAGGGATAAAAAAGCTCATGAACGTAACGCCCGAGGAGGCGGCGAGCGCGTATCGGCAGGCAAGAGAATCGCTTCAGGGGCTTCCAGCCTCGAATTTGGATGCATTAGAAAAAGCAATTGCCATGCTGAGAGCGCAGGGAAAGCGGTGCCCTCAGCGAACAGAATTTTTAAAGCTCCTCGCCGATTCAAAATATTCCATGTAA
- a CDS encoding tyrosine-type recombinase/integrase, which yields MKRGADLTALQVKNLPSDSRLHNVGGVRGLYVKKNASGSGSWILRYTAADKKRRDYGLGSYAELTLKEAREKATAALKAIEQGIDPIEARKADIAKAEKDERLGLTFARVAGMWFDDLEEEREKRNPRWRRREEPRLKKNVLPVIGSIPIATLNEMDVLRCIEPLRREGKDETAKKLRTAIKQIAAWAIQKGYRENRLNPAGESLTDLLGTVNAPKAETENHPAVAVEEVPRLMRELLQSKLPTARALVFCIFTAGRSKAVRYTAPEDIDPAEGVWMVRRENDKVKDRRALREVMLSSYALDFLKTLPRIEGAQYLFTSPNGGALTPEGMAQRLKSMHRDRKAVDGVGWVDPVQTKLYGKDRVITPHGMRAAFRTWAEDDAHGNNRRFDPIAVEQCMLHKTDKKYDGAYSRGTYPEERRRIMEAWGRYCMEGKWPDEA from the coding sequence ATGAAACGCGGTGCCGACCTCACAGCCCTTCAGGTAAAGAACCTCCCCAGTGATAGCCGCCTGCACAACGTGGGCGGTGTTCGCGGGCTATATGTCAAAAAGAATGCTTCGGGCTCCGGGAGCTGGATTCTCCGATATACCGCGGCCGATAAGAAACGCCGGGATTACGGCCTAGGCTCCTATGCGGAATTGACGCTGAAGGAGGCGCGAGAGAAAGCAACCGCGGCCCTGAAGGCGATTGAGCAGGGCATTGACCCCATAGAAGCCAGAAAGGCGGACATTGCGAAGGCCGAGAAAGATGAACGCTTAGGGCTTACCTTCGCTCGGGTGGCAGGCATGTGGTTTGACGATTTGGAGGAGGAGCGAGAGAAGCGCAATCCGCGCTGGAGGCGCCGAGAGGAGCCGCGGTTAAAAAAGAATGTCCTCCCGGTAATCGGCTCTATCCCTATCGCGACGCTCAACGAAATGGATGTGTTGAGGTGTATTGAGCCGCTAAGGAGGGAGGGGAAAGACGAGACGGCAAAAAAGCTCAGGACGGCGATTAAGCAAATTGCGGCGTGGGCCATTCAGAAGGGATACAGAGAAAACCGGCTAAACCCTGCCGGCGAATCCTTGACAGATCTATTAGGCACCGTGAATGCGCCTAAAGCAGAAACGGAGAATCATCCGGCTGTAGCAGTGGAGGAGGTGCCGAGACTTATGAGGGAGCTCCTTCAATCAAAACTCCCGACGGCGCGGGCCCTTGTGTTTTGCATTTTCACTGCAGGCCGCTCGAAAGCGGTGAGATATACGGCGCCGGAAGACATTGACCCCGCGGAGGGCGTGTGGATGGTACGCCGAGAGAATGACAAGGTGAAGGATAGACGCGCATTGCGCGAGGTAATGCTTTCCTCATACGCGCTCGATTTCCTTAAAACCCTGCCGAGGATCGAAGGCGCCCAGTACCTATTCACCTCGCCTAACGGCGGGGCGCTCACGCCGGAGGGGATGGCCCAGCGCCTCAAGAGCATGCATAGAGATCGCAAGGCCGTCGACGGTGTGGGATGGGTTGATCCGGTGCAGACAAAACTTTACGGCAAAGATAGGGTGATTACCCCTCACGGCATGCGGGCGGCCTTCAGGACTTGGGCTGAGGACGATGCCCACGGCAATAACCGCCGTTTTGATCCGATTGCCGTTGAGCAGTGCATGCTCCACAAAACCGATAAAAAGTATGACGGCGCCTATAGCCGAGGCACCTACCCGGAAGAGCGACGCCGCATCATGGAGGCATGGGGCCGATATTGCATGGAGGGCAAGTGGCCCGATGAAGCTTAG
- the tsaE gene encoding tRNA (adenosine(37)-N6)-threonylcarbamoyltransferase complex ATPase subunit type 1 TsaE: MTDRFSASLPAPADTDHLGALLADALLRASPGILAKGLALRLEGDLGAGKTSLIRAALRRLGWEGAVKSPTFTLLETYPCGGLTINHFDFYRFEEPEEFEDAGFQDEFRPSAVCATEWSDKAFPYLPPADITIALSIEGLGRRVEISAQSPLGREILASLSESWNSTAAA, encoded by the coding sequence TTGACCGATCGATTCTCTGCGTCTCTTCCCGCTCCGGCAGACACTGACCATCTCGGCGCCCTGCTTGCCGATGCACTTCTCCGCGCGAGCCCCGGCATTCTTGCCAAAGGCCTCGCTTTGCGCCTTGAAGGCGATCTCGGCGCAGGAAAGACGAGCCTCATCCGTGCGGCGCTTCGCCGCTTAGGCTGGGAAGGTGCGGTGAAGAGCCCTACCTTCACGCTTCTTGAGACGTATCCCTGCGGCGGTCTTACGATCAATCACTTCGACTTTTATCGCTTCGAGGAACCCGAGGAATTCGAAGATGCCGGGTTCCAGGATGAATTCCGTCCCAGCGCCGTATGCGCTACGGAGTGGAGCGACAAAGCCTTTCCGTATCTGCCGCCCGCCGACATCACCATTGCGCTTTCGATTGAGGGCCTCGGAAGGCGGGTTGAAATCTCTGCGCAGTCCCCTCTCGGCCGCGAAATTCTTGCTTCTCTTTCGGAATCATGGAATTCAACCGCCGCCGCCTGA
- a CDS encoding N-acetylmuramoyl-L-alanine amidase: MEFNRRRLISAAGGTLLLSLAPWQIASGAKLVNVRMWPAEEYTRVTIETDEPLKFKHFFVRSASPLRLVIDIEGLALTERVKRLIADVKPDDPYISAMRIGQFKPGVVRLVMDLKADVKPEVFLLKPFANYQYRLVFDIYPVHPKDEIGAILAGSQEGNLLTDSLSSSNSEDPLADVLAGLANPNAPKTRPALSASKGKDDKAAKKPSAKDTQTPAKSAPAKKTQSEDQIIIVVDPGHGGEDPGAIGRRKTQEKVVVLQIARRLAKLISAEPGMKAVLTRNSDHFVSLGGRVAIARRVKAHLLVSIHADAWVKSNVRGSSVFALSQKGATSAAARWLAKNQNESDLIGGVNISTVNKQVASVLVDMTSSWTIGYSLGLGTAVLQELRAINKLHKTAVEQAGFAVLKGQGIPSILVETAFISNPSEEQLLKNANHQQKLARAILTGIKKQLAADTTLTRQG, from the coding sequence ATGGAATTCAACCGCCGCCGCCTGATATCCGCCGCCGGCGGTACGCTTCTCCTTTCGCTTGCTCCCTGGCAGATAGCGAGCGGCGCAAAGCTCGTCAACGTCCGCATGTGGCCTGCAGAGGAGTACACGCGCGTCACGATCGAAACGGACGAACCCCTCAAGTTCAAGCACTTTTTCGTTCGCTCGGCTTCTCCCCTGAGGCTCGTGATCGATATTGAAGGACTCGCGCTCACTGAGCGCGTCAAGCGCCTTATTGCCGACGTGAAGCCTGACGACCCTTATATCAGCGCCATGAGAATCGGGCAGTTCAAGCCCGGCGTTGTTCGGCTCGTCATGGATCTCAAGGCGGACGTAAAGCCCGAAGTCTTTCTTCTGAAGCCCTTCGCCAACTATCAGTACCGTCTCGTTTTCGACATCTACCCGGTGCATCCGAAGGATGAGATCGGCGCAATCCTCGCGGGATCGCAGGAAGGGAATCTCCTCACGGATTCCCTCTCGTCATCGAATTCCGAAGATCCGCTCGCCGACGTGCTCGCGGGTCTTGCCAATCCGAATGCCCCGAAGACGCGGCCGGCGCTTTCCGCCTCTAAAGGCAAAGACGATAAGGCAGCCAAGAAGCCCTCGGCCAAAGACACGCAGACGCCGGCGAAGAGCGCCCCGGCCAAAAAGACTCAGAGCGAAGATCAGATCATCATCGTCGTCGACCCGGGACACGGGGGCGAAGACCCCGGTGCCATCGGACGGCGCAAAACGCAGGAAAAAGTCGTCGTTCTCCAAATCGCAAGGCGGCTTGCCAAGCTTATTTCTGCTGAACCCGGCATGAAGGCCGTGCTCACGCGCAATTCCGACCACTTCGTCAGTTTGGGCGGACGCGTGGCGATTGCCCGCCGCGTGAAGGCTCATCTTCTCGTCAGCATCCATGCCGATGCCTGGGTGAAGAGCAACGTAAGGGGCTCCTCCGTCTTTGCACTCTCGCAAAAAGGCGCCACCTCGGCGGCTGCACGTTGGCTCGCGAAAAATCAGAACGAATCCGACCTGATCGGCGGCGTCAACATCTCCACCGTCAATAAGCAGGTGGCGAGCGTGCTCGTCGACATGACCTCGTCCTGGACGATCGGCTACAGCCTCGGGCTCGGCACCGCCGTACTCCAGGAGCTGCGCGCCATCAACAAGCTCCACAAAACGGCCGTGGAGCAGGCGGGATTCGCGGTGCTCAAAGGCCAGGGCATTCCGTCGATTCTCGTTGAGACGGCCTTCATTTCGAACCCGTCGGAAGAGCAGCTGCTCAAAAACGCCAATCATCAGCAAAAGCTTGCCCGGGCCATTCTTACGGGCATCAAGAAGCAGCTTGCCGCCGACACGACGCTCACGCGCCAGGGTTGA